A genomic region of Lysinibacillus sp. 2017 contains the following coding sequences:
- a CDS encoding ribose-phosphate diphosphokinase encodes MPYQYADSKLKIFSLNSNNPLAKEIADEMGVELGKTSVKHFSDGEVQISIEESIRGCDVFIVQSTSAPVNEHLMELLIMVDAVKRASARTVNVVMPYYGYARQDRKAKAREPITAKLVANLLETAGATRVIVLDLHAPQIQGFFDILIDHLVAVPLLAEYFSSKGFNEDELIIVSPDHGGVTRARKMAERLKAPIAIIDKRRPKPNVAEVMNIVGNVEGKVCILIDDIIDTAGTITIGAEALIKSGAKEVYACCSHPVLSGPAIERIENSSIKELIVTNTIQLNKEKLSPKIKQISVAKLMADAISRVYENKSVSTLFD; translated from the coding sequence ATGCCGTATCAATACGCTGACTCAAAATTAAAAATCTTCTCATTAAATTCAAACAATCCACTTGCAAAAGAGATTGCTGATGAAATGGGTGTAGAACTAGGGAAAACATCTGTAAAACACTTCAGTGATGGAGAAGTCCAAATTAGCATTGAAGAAAGTATTCGTGGATGTGACGTATTCATCGTTCAATCTACTTCTGCTCCTGTAAATGAGCATTTAATGGAACTTTTAATTATGGTTGATGCTGTTAAACGTGCATCTGCTCGCACAGTAAACGTTGTAATGCCTTACTATGGTTATGCACGTCAAGACCGTAAAGCAAAAGCACGTGAACCAATCACTGCTAAATTAGTAGCAAACTTACTTGAAACTGCTGGCGCAACTCGTGTTATCGTATTAGATTTACACGCACCTCAAATTCAAGGTTTCTTCGATATTTTAATCGACCACTTAGTAGCAGTACCATTACTAGCTGAATACTTCAGTTCAAAAGGTTTCAATGAGGATGAATTAATTATCGTTTCTCCAGACCACGGTGGTGTAACACGTGCTCGTAAAATGGCAGAGCGTTTAAAAGCACCAATCGCGATTATTGATAAACGTCGTCCAAAACCAAATGTAGCGGAAGTTATGAACATTGTTGGTAATGTTGAAGGTAAAGTGTGTATTTTAATCGATGATATTATCGATACGGCTGGCACAATTACAATTGGTGCTGAAGCATTAATTAAGAGCGGTGCAAAAGAAGTTTACGCTTGCTGTTCTCACCCAGTATTATCTGGTCCAGCAATCGAGCGTATTGAAAACTCTTCGATTAAAGAATTGATTGTAACAAACACAATTCAATTAAACAAAGAAAAGCTTTCTCCAAAAATTAAGCAAATTTCAGTTGCTAAATTAATGGCAGATGCAATCTCTCGTGTTTACGAAAACAAATCTGTAAGTACATTATTTGATTAA
- a CDS encoding 50S ribosomal protein L25/general stress protein Ctc, translated as MMTVLQAKKRESGKRSTLSQLRKDGQLAAVLYGYQMESTPISLSYKETAKVVQKHGYTSVFKIDVDGKKVNAVMTDMQRDALRGHVKHVDFLAINMKEELEVDVPITLTGTSIGVKEGGVLTQPNHTLKVKVKPSDMPDTIEIDVSELAVGDTLFVGNVRDQFKDFVILTEDDYTLATVTPPAPQVEEADPSADNVTADDVKVIGEKQGRED; from the coding sequence ATGATGACAGTATTACAAGCAAAAAAGCGTGAGTCTGGAAAGCGTTCAACATTAAGCCAACTTAGAAAAGATGGTCAGTTAGCAGCAGTGCTATATGGTTATCAAATGGAGTCTACGCCGATTTCGTTGAGTTATAAAGAAACGGCCAAAGTAGTTCAAAAACATGGCTATACAAGTGTATTTAAAATTGATGTTGATGGTAAAAAGGTCAATGCTGTAATGACAGACATGCAACGTGACGCACTAAGAGGACATGTAAAGCACGTTGACTTCCTTGCAATCAATATGAAAGAAGAATTAGAAGTTGATGTGCCAATCACATTAACAGGTACCTCTATCGGTGTCAAAGAAGGTGGCGTATTAACGCAACCAAATCATACGCTTAAAGTAAAAGTGAAACCAAGTGATATGCCAGATACGATTGAAATAGATGTATCTGAATTAGCAGTTGGCGATACGTTATTTGTGGGTAATGTACGTGATCAATTTAAAGATTTTGTTATTCTTACTGAAGATGATTACACATTAGCAACAGTGACACCGCCAGCACCACAAGTAGAAGAAGCCGACCCAAGTGCTGATAATGTAACGGCTGATGACGTTAAAGTAATAGGTGAAAAACAAGGTCGAGAAGATTAA
- a CDS encoding MFS transporter, translated as MRTYNEKMSIYHGMASAVATNTSNSYIPIFAMTILGATNYQVGLISSLPPLITLLMTLPAAILLNRAIEQKRLVAFSVLAARFVFLLIAFISYVPGNFGSWLLLGLIAAMSIPNTMVNMGWQSFIGNLIDEHRRAQFFSDRNRLLTIVGLIVTLIIGVVMKDTTASTMTYQILFTFTFLVGIVELYFLMKHEEPVRAVAQDKKRAMDWSIFKNNQYVLFLVIALVFNFGWQMAWGLFNIYNIRYAGATIFWVSMFNVGSMVTQILSFSLWRKWSQKYGNMRVFIWVAFGMSTAPLLTVLSTNHYYLVAMNVLSGFFISGTVLILFNLLLENSPQEVRTYCITSYNVLLAIIAFSSPQIGIWLLETYSMNTSMYVSTTMRFLAAIGFLLLYSIRKKRATAV; from the coding sequence ATGAGAACTTACAATGAAAAAATGAGTATCTATCACGGGATGGCGTCAGCAGTTGCGACAAATACGTCGAATAGCTACATTCCCATTTTTGCGATGACCATTTTAGGAGCGACGAACTATCAAGTTGGGTTGATTAGTTCTTTACCACCTTTAATCACGTTGCTGATGACGTTACCAGCAGCGATTTTATTAAACCGAGCTATTGAACAAAAAAGATTGGTGGCATTTTCAGTTTTAGCAGCACGTTTTGTCTTTTTGCTTATTGCGTTTATTAGCTATGTGCCAGGAAACTTTGGCTCATGGCTTTTACTTGGACTTATTGCGGCGATGAGTATCCCAAATACAATGGTCAATATGGGGTGGCAATCTTTTATCGGCAATCTTATCGATGAACATCGACGTGCCCAATTTTTCAGTGATCGGAATCGTCTACTTACGATTGTTGGACTAATTGTTACGTTAATTATTGGTGTTGTGATGAAAGATACAACAGCAAGTACAATGACGTATCAAATTTTATTTACATTTACATTTTTAGTAGGAATTGTGGAGTTGTACTTTTTAATGAAGCATGAAGAGCCGGTTCGAGCGGTAGCACAAGATAAGAAACGTGCGATGGATTGGTCGATTTTTAAAAACAATCAATACGTGTTATTTTTAGTCATTGCGTTAGTCTTTAACTTCGGTTGGCAAATGGCATGGGGATTATTTAATATTTACAATATCCGTTATGCAGGAGCAACGATTTTTTGGGTGAGTATGTTTAATGTTGGGAGTATGGTTACACAGATTTTATCTTTTTCATTGTGGCGGAAGTGGTCACAAAAATACGGCAATATGCGTGTATTTATATGGGTTGCATTTGGGATGTCAACTGCACCGTTATTAACGGTTCTTTCAACCAATCATTATTATTTGGTAGCGATGAACGTGCTCTCTGGGTTTTTCATATCTGGAACCGTACTAATTTTATTCAATCTATTATTGGAAAACTCACCGCAAGAAGTACGCACATATTGCATCACATCTTACAATGTCTTACTGGCAATTATCGCTTTTTCATCTCCACAAATCGGAATTTGGTTACTTGAAACGTACTCCATGAATACTTCGATGTATGTATCCACGACGATGCGTTTTTTAGCAGCAATTGGCTTTTTACTTTTATATAGTATTCGAAAAAAACGAGCAACAGCGGTGTAA